In one window of Juglans regia cultivar Chandler chromosome 3, Walnut 2.0, whole genome shotgun sequence DNA:
- the LOC108994935 gene encoding protein root UVB sensitive 5 isoform X3: MSCALLLSSPIHAFESSRKIRRARHRRSQILCFSSQPNLRGGEDEEQDGADHSKVQGGQVVIVVERYGNGTSKRYMLDEEYGLRTFLEEHSSGTNRFQDSHTADTRISWLPDSIKDFILPAGFPGSVSDDYLEYMLLQFPTNVTAWICHALVTSSLLKAVGVASFSGTTAAASAAAIRWVSKDGIGAVGRLFIGGRFGNLFDDDPKQWRMYADFIGSAGSIFDLSTQLYPTYFLPLASLGNLAKAVARGLKDPSFRVIQNHFAISGNLGEVAAKDAPGLFRSYPVLVLTWTSMRLLHLWLRYQSLSVLLFNTVNLKRARLLVKSHVLHSTVPGCVACNKEENILSWQRFMKPLITFGVSLEEMVGGEKSLSMVKTLLKLYAKEQYILAVNQKQGEFEVFVSFKVGATSVSVLRSVWQAYWLHENWDSSDDIFHLLAQSIGQMEDRFENFMQQLNKAGWDTNQINMRVPKEIAIDEVAPI, encoded by the exons ATGTCTTGCGCTCTGCTTCTCTCATCTCCCATACACGCCTTTGAGTCTTCCAGAAAGATTCGGAGAGCAAGACATCGTCGCTCTCAAATTCTATGCTTTTCTTCGCAACCCAACCTTCGCggtggagaagatgaagaacaaGACGGGGCTGATCATAGCAA GGTTCAAGGCGGGCAGGTGGTGATCGTGGTAGAGAGATATGGCAATGGCACTTCTAAGAG GTACATGTTAGATGAAGAATATGGATTACGAACATTTCTTGAGGAGCATAGCTCGGGGACAAATAGGTTCCAGGACTCGCATACTGCTGATACTAGAATATCATGGCTTCCAGACAGcattaaagattttattttacctGCGGGCTTCCCAG GATCGGTCTCAGATGATTACTTGGAGTACATGTTGTTACAGTTCCCTACCAATGTGACTGCCTGGATCTGTCACGCTTTAGTCACATCAAGTCTACTTAAG GCCGTCGGTGTTGCCTCTTTCTCAGGGACTACTGCTGCCGCTTCGGCTGCTGCCATCAG ATGGGTGTCAAAGGATGGCATTGGGGCTGTTGGACGCTTATTCATTG GTGGGCGGTTTGGAAATCTGTTTGATGATGATCCAAAACAATGGCGCATGTACGCTGACTTCATTGGTAGTGCAGGAAG CATCTTTGATCTAAGTACCCAATTATATCCAACCTATTTCTTACCATTGGCATCTCTTGGAAATCTTGCAAAG GCCGTGGCTAGAGGTCTAAAAGATCCATCATTTCGTGTAATACAAAACCATTTTGCAATCTCAGGAAATCTGGGAGAGGTAGCAGCAAAG GATGCACCTGGACTTTTCAGATCATATCCTGTGTTGGTATTGACATGGACGAGCATGCGGCTTCTGCACCTTTGGCTACGTTATCAATCGCTTTCAGTTCTACTATTTAACACA GTAAATCTGAAGCGTGCTCGTCTGCtggtaaaatcacatgttttgcACTCTACTGTGCCgg GATGTGTTGCGTGCaataaggaagaaaatattttatcatggcAAAGATTCATGAAGCCATTAATTACATTTGGTGTGTCCTTGGAGGAGATGGTTGGTGGCGAGAAATCTCTTTCCATG GTAAAAACACTCTTGAAATTATATGCAAAGGAGCAATACATTCTCGCGGTGAACCAAAAGCAAGGAGAATTTGAGGTCTTTGTCTCATTCAAG GTAGGAGCTACAAGTGTTTCTGTCTTGCGTAGTGTGTGGCAGGCTTATTGGCTACATGAGAACTGGGACAGTTCAGATGATATCTTCCATCTGCTTGCTCAAAGCATAGGGCAGATGGAAGATAGATTTGAGAATTTCATGCAACAGTTAAATAAAGCTGGTTGGGatacaaatcaaataaatatgaGGGTCCCTAAGGAAATTGCCATCGATGAAGTGGCACCCATTTAA
- the LOC108994935 gene encoding protein root UVB sensitive 5 isoform X2, with translation MSCALLLSSPIHAFESSRKIRRARHRRSQILCFSSQPNLRGGEDEEQDGADHSKVQGGQVVIVVERYGNGTSKRYMLDEEYGLRTFLEEHSSGTNRFQDSHTADTRISWLPDSIKDFILPAGFPGSVSDDYLEYMLLQFPTNVTAWICHALVTSSLLKAVGVASFSGTTAAASAAAIRWVSKDGIGAVGRLFIGGRFGNLFDDDPKQWRMYADFIGSAGSIFDLSTQLYPTYFLPLASLGNLAKAVARGLKDPSFRVIQNHFAISGNLGEVAAKEEVWEVAAQLLGLGLGILFLDAPGLFRSYPVLVLTWTSMRLLHLWLRYQSLSVLLFNTVNLKRARLLVKSHVLHSTVPGCVACNKEENILSWQRFMKPLITFGVSLEEMVGGEKSLSMVKTLLKLYAKEQYILAVNQKQGEFEVGATSVSVLRSVWQAYWLHENWDSSDDIFHLLAQSIGQMEDRFENFMQQLNKAGWDTNQINMRVPKEIAIDEVAPI, from the exons ATGTCTTGCGCTCTGCTTCTCTCATCTCCCATACACGCCTTTGAGTCTTCCAGAAAGATTCGGAGAGCAAGACATCGTCGCTCTCAAATTCTATGCTTTTCTTCGCAACCCAACCTTCGCggtggagaagatgaagaacaaGACGGGGCTGATCATAGCAA GGTTCAAGGCGGGCAGGTGGTGATCGTGGTAGAGAGATATGGCAATGGCACTTCTAAGAG GTACATGTTAGATGAAGAATATGGATTACGAACATTTCTTGAGGAGCATAGCTCGGGGACAAATAGGTTCCAGGACTCGCATACTGCTGATACTAGAATATCATGGCTTCCAGACAGcattaaagattttattttacctGCGGGCTTCCCAG GATCGGTCTCAGATGATTACTTGGAGTACATGTTGTTACAGTTCCCTACCAATGTGACTGCCTGGATCTGTCACGCTTTAGTCACATCAAGTCTACTTAAG GCCGTCGGTGTTGCCTCTTTCTCAGGGACTACTGCTGCCGCTTCGGCTGCTGCCATCAG ATGGGTGTCAAAGGATGGCATTGGGGCTGTTGGACGCTTATTCATTG GTGGGCGGTTTGGAAATCTGTTTGATGATGATCCAAAACAATGGCGCATGTACGCTGACTTCATTGGTAGTGCAGGAAG CATCTTTGATCTAAGTACCCAATTATATCCAACCTATTTCTTACCATTGGCATCTCTTGGAAATCTTGCAAAG GCCGTGGCTAGAGGTCTAAAAGATCCATCATTTCGTGTAATACAAAACCATTTTGCAATCTCAGGAAATCTGGGAGAGGTAGCAGCAAAG GAAGAAGTTTGGGAAGTAGCAGCTCAGCTTCTTGGTCTTGGCCTGGGCATACTGTTCCTG GATGCACCTGGACTTTTCAGATCATATCCTGTGTTGGTATTGACATGGACGAGCATGCGGCTTCTGCACCTTTGGCTACGTTATCAATCGCTTTCAGTTCTACTATTTAACACA GTAAATCTGAAGCGTGCTCGTCTGCtggtaaaatcacatgttttgcACTCTACTGTGCCgg GATGTGTTGCGTGCaataaggaagaaaatattttatcatggcAAAGATTCATGAAGCCATTAATTACATTTGGTGTGTCCTTGGAGGAGATGGTTGGTGGCGAGAAATCTCTTTCCATG GTAAAAACACTCTTGAAATTATATGCAAAGGAGCAATACATTCTCGCGGTGAACCAAAAGCAAGGAGAATTTGAG GTAGGAGCTACAAGTGTTTCTGTCTTGCGTAGTGTGTGGCAGGCTTATTGGCTACATGAGAACTGGGACAGTTCAGATGATATCTTCCATCTGCTTGCTCAAAGCATAGGGCAGATGGAAGATAGATTTGAGAATTTCATGCAACAGTTAAATAAAGCTGGTTGGGatacaaatcaaataaatatgaGGGTCCCTAAGGAAATTGCCATCGATGAAGTGGCACCCATTTAA
- the LOC108994937 gene encoding vacuolar cation/proton exchanger 3-like produces MASNSHQEPWLLENGNVKSLSKEMRHGRTAHNMSSSSLRKKSDLTLVSRVPYACLRQFLANLQEVILGTKLFALFPAIPLAILADSYAFGRPWVFALSLLGLVPLAERVSFLTEQIAYYTGPTVGGLLNATCGNATELIIAILALKDRKISVVKYSLLGSVLSNLLLVLGTSLFCGGIANLSKEQKYDRRQADVNSLLLLLALLCHLLPMLFRYSGESDALNTAESALQLSRASSIVMLIAYAAYIVFQLWTHRQLFEAQEESEEDGDAVEETAVIGFWSGFTWLVGMTLIIALLSEYVVATIEDASDSWGLSVSFLSIILLPIVGNAAEHAGAIIFAFKNKLDITLGVALGSAAQIAMFVVPLCVVVAWIMGIKMDLDFNILETCSLALSIIATAFTLQDGTSHYIKGLVLLLCYIVIGACFFVSKTPFNQANIINSGIKMTTEAAFRA; encoded by the exons ATGGCTTCAAACTCTCACCAAGAACCATGGCTGTTGGAAAACGGCAACGTCAAGAGCTTGAGCAAGGAGATGCGGCACGGCCGGACTGCACACAACATGTCATCCTCTTCCCTCCGCAAAAAGTCCGACCTCACTCTTGTCTCCAGAGTTCCTTATGCTTGTCTTAGACAGTTTTTAGCTAACCTTCAAGAGGTTATTCTTGGGACTAAGCTTTTTGCTCTCTTTCCGGCCATCCCGCTTGCCATTCTCGCAGATTCTTACGCTTTCGGAAGA CCATGGGTCTTCGCTTTGAGTTTACTTGGACTGGTACCACTAGCTGAACGTGTCAGCTTCCTCACAGA ACAAATTGCTTATTACACAGGTCCCACAG TGGGAGGACTCCTGAATGCAACCTGCGGGAATGCAACGGAGCTCATTATAGCAATACTTGCTCTAAAAGACCGTAAAATAAGCGTGGTCAAGTATTCCCTCTTGGGGTCCGTTCTTTCTAACCTTCTTCTGGTTCTTGGGACATCTCTTTTTTGTGGTGGCATTGCCAACCTTAGTAAAGAACAAAAATACGACAGA AGACAAGCAGACGTGAACTCTCTTCTGCTGCTGTTGGCACTGTTGTGCCACTTATTGCCGATGTTGTTTCGGTATTCAGGGGAATCCGATGCTTTGAATACAGCCGAGTCAGCCCTCCAATTGTCGAGAGCCAGTAGCATTGTTATGCTAATTGCATACGCTGCATACATTGTCTTTCAATTGTGGACACACCGCCAATTGTTCGAAGCCCaggag GAATCAGAAGAGGATGGTGATGCTGTGGAAGAGACGGCTGTGATAGGATTCTGGAGTGGATTTACTTGGTTGGTTGGGATGACCCTGATCATAGCTTTGTTGTCTGAGTATGTCGTGGCTACAATTGAG GATGCATCAGATTCTTGGGGTTTGTCTGTCAGCTTCCTTAGCATAATCTTGTTACCAATTGTTGGAAATGCAGCAGAGCATGCAGGAGCAATCATATTTGCTTTCAAGAACAAGTTG GATATAACTTTAGGTGTTGCTTTAGGGTCTGCAGCTCAAATTGCAATGTTTGtg gTTCCATTATGCGTGGTTGTAGCTTGGATTATGGGAATTAAGATGGATCTTGATTTCAATATTCTTGAGACATGCTCTCTTGCTCTATCAATAATTGCTACGGCCTTCACTTTACAG GATGGGACTTCTCACTACATCAAGGGATTGGTTCTCCTCTTATGCTACATTGTTATTGGAGCATGCTTCTTCGTATCAAAAACACCATTTA ACCAAGCAAATATAATCAACTCAGGAATTAAGATGACAACAGAAGCAGCTTTCAGAGCTTAA
- the LOC108994935 gene encoding protein root UVB sensitive 5 isoform X1, which translates to MSCALLLSSPIHAFESSRKIRRARHRRSQILCFSSQPNLRGGEDEEQDGADHSKVQGGQVVIVVERYGNGTSKRYMLDEEYGLRTFLEEHSSGTNRFQDSHTADTRISWLPDSIKDFILPAGFPGSVSDDYLEYMLLQFPTNVTAWICHALVTSSLLKAVGVASFSGTTAAASAAAIRWVSKDGIGAVGRLFIGGRFGNLFDDDPKQWRMYADFIGSAGSIFDLSTQLYPTYFLPLASLGNLAKAVARGLKDPSFRVIQNHFAISGNLGEVAAKEEVWEVAAQLLGLGLGILFLDAPGLFRSYPVLVLTWTSMRLLHLWLRYQSLSVLLFNTVNLKRARLLVKSHVLHSTVPGCVACNKEENILSWQRFMKPLITFGVSLEEMVGGEKSLSMVKTLLKLYAKEQYILAVNQKQGEFEVFVSFKVGATSVSVLRSVWQAYWLHENWDSSDDIFHLLAQSIGQMEDRFENFMQQLNKAGWDTNQINMRVPKEIAIDEVAPI; encoded by the exons ATGTCTTGCGCTCTGCTTCTCTCATCTCCCATACACGCCTTTGAGTCTTCCAGAAAGATTCGGAGAGCAAGACATCGTCGCTCTCAAATTCTATGCTTTTCTTCGCAACCCAACCTTCGCggtggagaagatgaagaacaaGACGGGGCTGATCATAGCAA GGTTCAAGGCGGGCAGGTGGTGATCGTGGTAGAGAGATATGGCAATGGCACTTCTAAGAG GTACATGTTAGATGAAGAATATGGATTACGAACATTTCTTGAGGAGCATAGCTCGGGGACAAATAGGTTCCAGGACTCGCATACTGCTGATACTAGAATATCATGGCTTCCAGACAGcattaaagattttattttacctGCGGGCTTCCCAG GATCGGTCTCAGATGATTACTTGGAGTACATGTTGTTACAGTTCCCTACCAATGTGACTGCCTGGATCTGTCACGCTTTAGTCACATCAAGTCTACTTAAG GCCGTCGGTGTTGCCTCTTTCTCAGGGACTACTGCTGCCGCTTCGGCTGCTGCCATCAG ATGGGTGTCAAAGGATGGCATTGGGGCTGTTGGACGCTTATTCATTG GTGGGCGGTTTGGAAATCTGTTTGATGATGATCCAAAACAATGGCGCATGTACGCTGACTTCATTGGTAGTGCAGGAAG CATCTTTGATCTAAGTACCCAATTATATCCAACCTATTTCTTACCATTGGCATCTCTTGGAAATCTTGCAAAG GCCGTGGCTAGAGGTCTAAAAGATCCATCATTTCGTGTAATACAAAACCATTTTGCAATCTCAGGAAATCTGGGAGAGGTAGCAGCAAAG GAAGAAGTTTGGGAAGTAGCAGCTCAGCTTCTTGGTCTTGGCCTGGGCATACTGTTCCTG GATGCACCTGGACTTTTCAGATCATATCCTGTGTTGGTATTGACATGGACGAGCATGCGGCTTCTGCACCTTTGGCTACGTTATCAATCGCTTTCAGTTCTACTATTTAACACA GTAAATCTGAAGCGTGCTCGTCTGCtggtaaaatcacatgttttgcACTCTACTGTGCCgg GATGTGTTGCGTGCaataaggaagaaaatattttatcatggcAAAGATTCATGAAGCCATTAATTACATTTGGTGTGTCCTTGGAGGAGATGGTTGGTGGCGAGAAATCTCTTTCCATG GTAAAAACACTCTTGAAATTATATGCAAAGGAGCAATACATTCTCGCGGTGAACCAAAAGCAAGGAGAATTTGAGGTCTTTGTCTCATTCAAG GTAGGAGCTACAAGTGTTTCTGTCTTGCGTAGTGTGTGGCAGGCTTATTGGCTACATGAGAACTGGGACAGTTCAGATGATATCTTCCATCTGCTTGCTCAAAGCATAGGGCAGATGGAAGATAGATTTGAGAATTTCATGCAACAGTTAAATAAAGCTGGTTGGGatacaaatcaaataaatatgaGGGTCCCTAAGGAAATTGCCATCGATGAAGTGGCACCCATTTAA